The proteins below come from a single Saccharophagus degradans 2-40 genomic window:
- a CDS encoding GGDEF domain-containing protein produces the protein MNNQAYAHSSALRTQVYSVVRIAACLLTLAAVLLRFYIPEKRLSLYPAETVYPAIFDYRDGGAGSIATWIDEENSIWHCHKPPHNDIYSCGYSLSWGGEPYEGLNLSKYTTLKVKLAYKGDATRIRVFMRNYNPAYSHPNDGNSAKFMSTLLRVQDLYREISIPLEDLSVIDWWITAYDIPREQALIEFDNIVTTGFDLVEPGDHIINVEKIELVGEWVSAESMYLTLILIWMTILIWEGLSRIYWLQQKAKKEERRLSELLNNYQQLESEKREIENLSNRDTLTQALNRSGLSQKVETIFNSESPAPQVAVFVIDIDFFKSINDTFGHDVGDTTLQKVVNIIQTNMRSEDILGRWGGEEFVLITRVTDLKTALHVANKLRKCIAVHNFEFPDDRQLTISMGLTMSEIGDRFEDVFKRADVALYKAKHTGRNCVKVEIKEAEHSAKQKGPQ, from the coding sequence ATGAATAATCAGGCATACGCACATTCTTCCGCCCTGCGAACTCAGGTGTATTCGGTTGTTCGTATTGCTGCCTGCCTACTTACCCTTGCGGCGGTATTGCTGCGCTTCTATATTCCAGAAAAACGCCTATCGCTTTACCCTGCAGAGACAGTCTACCCCGCAATATTCGATTATAGAGACGGCGGAGCAGGCAGTATTGCCACATGGATAGACGAAGAAAACAGTATTTGGCATTGCCACAAACCTCCGCACAACGATATCTACTCCTGCGGGTATTCCCTTTCTTGGGGGGGCGAGCCCTACGAGGGGTTAAACCTATCAAAATATACAACGCTTAAAGTAAAGCTTGCTTATAAGGGAGACGCCACTCGAATTCGCGTGTTTATGCGCAACTACAACCCCGCTTACTCTCACCCCAACGACGGCAACTCGGCAAAGTTTATGTCGACTTTGCTGCGCGTTCAGGATCTATATAGGGAAATATCCATCCCGCTGGAAGACCTGTCTGTTATCGACTGGTGGATAACGGCCTATGACATACCGCGAGAGCAAGCGCTGATAGAGTTCGACAATATTGTTACCACGGGTTTTGACCTTGTAGAACCTGGCGACCACATTATTAACGTTGAAAAAATAGAGTTAGTGGGTGAATGGGTGAGCGCAGAAAGCATGTACCTCACCCTTATTTTGATATGGATGACTATATTAATTTGGGAAGGGCTTAGCCGTATTTATTGGCTGCAACAGAAAGCTAAAAAAGAGGAACGCCGACTTTCCGAATTACTTAACAACTACCAACAGCTAGAAAGTGAAAAGCGAGAAATTGAAAACCTTTCCAACCGCGACACACTCACTCAAGCGCTCAATCGCAGCGGCTTATCGCAAAAAGTAGAAACAATATTCAATAGTGAATCACCCGCACCACAGGTAGCCGTATTTGTAATAGACATCGATTTTTTCAAAAGCATAAATGACACCTTTGGTCACGACGTAGGTGACACCACATTGCAAAAAGTGGTGAATATTATTCAAACGAATATGCGCAGCGAAGACATTCTAGGCCGTTGGGGCGGCGAGGAGTTTGTGCTTATTACGCGGGTTACCGACCTAAAAACCGCATTGCATGTAGCCAATAAATTGCGCAAATGTATCGCCGTGCACAATTTTGAATTCCCAGATGATAGGCAGCTAACCATTAGTATGGGCTTAACCATGTCTGAAATTGGCGACAGATTCGAGGATGTATTTAAGCGCGCAGATGTTGCCCTTTACAAAGCTAAACATACCGGCAGAAATTGTGTGAAAGTAGAAATAAAAGAAGCAGAACATAGCGCTAAACAAAAAGGGCCGCAGTAA
- the manD gene encoding D-mannonate dehydratase ManD → MKIIDAKVIVCSPGRNFVTLKITTAEGVYGIGDATLNGRELAVVSYLEDYVIPALIGRDAQRIEDIWQYLYRGAYWRRGPIGLTAIAAVDVALWDIKAKQANMPLYQLLGGRSRDRIMVYTHANGKDIDTTLEAVASAQAKGYRAIRVQSGIPGIAKTYGVAKQGDAYEPADADLPSEESWSSEKYLNFVPELFKRVRQEFGDELHLLHDVHHRLSPIEAARLGKALEPCHLFWLEDATPAENQDAFKLIRQHTTTPLAVGEVFNTIHDCRELMQQQLIDYIRTSVVHAGGITAMRRIADLGSLFNVKMGSHGATDLSPVCMGAALHFDYWVPNFGIQEHMAHSPLMESVFTRSYHFEDGFFTPGEKAGHGVDINEAEAAKYPYKRAMLPVARLEDGTLWHW, encoded by the coding sequence GTGAAGATAATCGATGCAAAGGTGATTGTTTGCTCGCCTGGTAGAAATTTTGTTACCTTAAAAATTACTACTGCTGAAGGCGTATATGGCATTGGCGACGCCACACTTAATGGCCGCGAATTGGCTGTTGTGTCCTACTTAGAAGATTATGTGATTCCTGCCTTAATTGGGCGGGATGCGCAGCGAATAGAAGATATTTGGCAATATTTGTACCGCGGTGCCTATTGGCGCAGGGGGCCGATAGGGTTAACGGCTATTGCGGCGGTGGATGTTGCACTGTGGGATATAAAAGCCAAACAGGCAAATATGCCCCTATACCAGCTGTTAGGTGGTCGCAGTCGAGATCGCATAATGGTTTATACGCACGCCAATGGCAAAGATATAGACACCACGCTTGAGGCCGTGGCCAGCGCGCAAGCAAAGGGGTACAGGGCAATTCGCGTGCAAAGCGGTATTCCTGGTATTGCTAAAACCTACGGCGTGGCGAAGCAGGGGGATGCCTACGAGCCTGCCGACGCGGATCTACCTTCCGAAGAAAGCTGGAGCAGTGAGAAATACTTAAATTTTGTGCCAGAGCTATTTAAGCGTGTGCGGCAGGAGTTTGGCGATGAGTTGCACCTACTGCATGACGTGCACCACAGGTTATCGCCTATTGAGGCTGCGCGGCTTGGTAAAGCGCTGGAGCCATGCCATTTGTTTTGGTTAGAAGATGCCACACCAGCAGAAAACCAAGACGCCTTTAAACTTATTCGCCAGCATACAACCACCCCGCTTGCCGTAGGCGAGGTGTTTAACACTATTCACGATTGCCGAGAATTAATGCAGCAGCAATTGATCGATTATATTCGCACGTCCGTTGTTCATGCCGGTGGTATTACCGCCATGCGTCGAATTGCAGATTTGGGCAGTTTGTTTAACGTTAAAATGGGTAGTCACGGTGCAACAGATTTATCGCCAGTTTGCATGGGGGCTGCACTGCATTTTGATTATTGGGTGCCTAATTTTGGTATTCAGGAGCATATGGCCCACAGCCCGCTCATGGAGTCTGTATTTACCCGCAGTTACCACTTTGAGGATGGCTTTTTTACCCCAGGGGAGAAAGCGGGCCACGGGGTAGATATAAACGAAGCTGAAGCTGCTAAATACCCTTACAAGCGCGCCATGCTTCCTGTTGCTCGACTGGAAGATGGCACGCTTTGGCATTGGTAG
- a CDS encoding lipase family protein → MSEHSIIKKLQDAFTTIKNNLHLLGQPEDVSKAIAFSNLDWYAKRAQAAYQSEADIRAAFPNTTMVKLLPEQDIQFFVETFPEQKQQVITVRGTANKLNAIEDAEYVQASDTRLGIYVHSGFLHSTNAVYAALTPHLISGFTLKLTGHSLGAAISTLLMMYLEKDGYSLAPSVNFGQPKVTNKAGADAYNFLPLLRVVDKNDIVPLVPVNTVLASIHGDYEHFGEEVILLDGEYFVYLDRHGVQHVITQSFIDNLDDLSLNDHRIANYCAHIESKLAGAIQVPFKEREKYIKQATPATA, encoded by the coding sequence ATGAGCGAGCATTCAATTATAAAAAAGCTACAAGACGCTTTTACTACCATTAAAAACAATTTACACCTGCTGGGCCAGCCAGAGGACGTAAGCAAAGCAATCGCCTTTAGCAATTTAGACTGGTACGCAAAACGCGCGCAGGCAGCCTACCAATCTGAAGCGGATATACGAGCTGCCTTCCCAAATACCACCATGGTGAAGCTGTTGCCTGAGCAAGATATTCAGTTTTTTGTTGAGACGTTTCCTGAACAAAAACAACAAGTTATCACGGTGCGGGGCACCGCTAACAAGCTTAACGCAATTGAAGACGCCGAGTACGTGCAGGCCTCGGATACACGCCTTGGTATTTATGTACATTCGGGCTTTTTACATTCAACCAATGCAGTTTACGCCGCCCTTACACCGCACCTAATTAGTGGTTTTACCCTAAAACTTACCGGTCATTCGCTAGGGGCAGCAATAAGTACGTTGCTTATGATGTACCTAGAAAAAGACGGCTATAGCTTGGCGCCCTCGGTAAATTTTGGCCAACCTAAAGTGACTAACAAAGCGGGGGCAGATGCCTATAATTTTCTGCCGCTTCTGCGCGTTGTAGATAAAAACGATATAGTCCCGCTAGTGCCCGTGAACACAGTGCTTGCAAGCATTCACGGGGACTATGAGCACTTTGGTGAAGAAGTTATTTTGCTAGACGGCGAATACTTCGTATATTTGGATCGCCACGGGGTGCAACACGTTATCACCCAATCGTTTATCGACAATCTCGATGACCTAAGCCTAAACGACCACCGCATAGCTAACTATTGCGCGCATATAGAGAGCAAATTGGCGGGCGCCATTCAAGTACCGTTTAAAGAGCGCGAGAAATACATTAAACAAGCTACGCCTGCCACAGCCTAA
- a CDS encoding universal stress protein, which yields MSNSEKLFVVVDPSDTKHVALERVLRTGQLRGEPPVIKVFVAVDGDAVDTRVVNDNLFRDQSWFETEIRKPMLDAGLECHIEVSWCQEWQKSIVQSAKSFGADRIYLPVHERTNSTRFTFSESKWALLKTAECPVVLIQPGAKPERTVVAAAVNFQTTKEEQKELNKSILRWGREVAAMYGAEFHVINAFLDQMNYPDRGNLARQTGLPADKIHVKPGYTDEVVSTIAGEIKADLVVMGTLGQNGLVTSRRGNTAERVIAALTQDVMVVNH from the coding sequence ATGTCGAATTCCGAAAAATTGTTTGTTGTGGTAGACCCTTCAGATACTAAACATGTGGCACTAGAGCGTGTATTGCGCACTGGCCAGCTTCGTGGCGAGCCACCAGTAATCAAAGTGTTTGTTGCCGTTGATGGCGACGCGGTGGACACTCGAGTAGTAAACGATAACTTGTTCCGCGACCAATCTTGGTTCGAAACAGAAATTCGCAAACCAATGCTAGATGCTGGCTTAGAGTGCCATATCGAAGTTTCGTGGTGTCAAGAATGGCAGAAGTCTATTGTGCAGTCGGCAAAAAGCTTTGGCGCAGACCGCATTTATTTGCCTGTACACGAGCGTACTAACTCTACTCGCTTTACATTCAGTGAATCTAAATGGGCGCTATTAAAAACAGCTGAATGCCCTGTAGTGTTAATTCAGCCTGGCGCCAAACCAGAGCGCACCGTTGTAGCGGCGGCTGTTAACTTCCAAACTACCAAAGAAGAGCAAAAAGAACTAAACAAGAGTATTTTGCGCTGGGGCCGTGAAGTGGCAGCCATGTACGGTGCTGAGTTCCATGTAATCAACGCTTTCTTGGATCAAATGAACTACCCAGATCGCGGTAACTTGGCGCGCCAAACTGGTTTGCCCGCAGATAAAATTCACGTTAAACCAGGCTACACCGACGAAGTTGTTTCTACAATTGCCGGTGAAATTAAAGCCGATTTAGTGGTTATGGGTACCTTGGGCCAAAACGGTTTGGTTACTTCTCGTCGCGGTAACACTGCCGAGCGTGTAATCGCAGCCCTTACTCAAGACGTAATGGTTGTAAACCACTAA
- the acs gene encoding acetate--CoA ligase, producing the protein MSTPHLYPVPEALAANAHINNEKYHTDYARSINEPDVFWAEKAREFLTWDKPWQSVRSFDFHKGEATWFEGGKLNVTVNCIDRHLPTKANDVAIIWEGDDPSVDASITYQQLHDAVCKFANVLKARGVAKGDRVCIYMPMIPEAAYAMLACARIGAVHSIVFGGFSPEALKDRIVDSDCKVLITADEGLRGGRAVALKANADKAVAHCPQVHSVIVVKRTGADVAWNTERDIWLHEAQQSVDTVCEPESMDSEDPLFILYTSGSTGKPKGVLHTTGGYLLQAAMTHKYVFDYQPGEVYWCTADVGWVTGHTYIVYGPLTNGATTLMFEGVPTYPTAARCWEVCDKHNVNIFYTAPTAIRALMGQGDEFVASTQRKSLRILGTVGEPINPEAWEWYYNVVGDRRCPIMDTWWQTETGGHMLTPLPGAIDLKPGSATLPFFGVEPVLLDGEGNIIEGEGEGSLAIKSSWPGQIRTVYGDHDRLIQTYFSTYPGYYFTGDGARRDADGYYWITGRVDDVLNVSGHRMGTAEVESALVLHPKVAEAAVVGYPHDVKGQGIYAYVTLMTGVEPDDGLRKELVAMCTQEIGPIAKPDLIQWAPGLPKTRSGKIMRRILRKVAANELDTLGDTSTLADPSVVDDLIENRMNR; encoded by the coding sequence ATGTCTACGCCCCATCTATACCCAGTGCCCGAGGCATTGGCTGCTAACGCACACATCAACAACGAGAAATACCATACCGATTACGCTCGCTCTATTAACGAGCCCGATGTTTTTTGGGCAGAAAAAGCCCGCGAATTTTTAACCTGGGATAAACCTTGGCAATCTGTACGCAGCTTCGACTTCCACAAAGGTGAAGCAACGTGGTTTGAAGGTGGCAAGCTAAACGTAACGGTAAACTGTATTGATCGCCATTTACCTACAAAAGCAAACGACGTTGCTATTATTTGGGAAGGGGACGACCCTTCGGTAGATGCGAGTATTACTTATCAGCAATTGCACGATGCAGTATGTAAATTTGCAAATGTATTAAAAGCGCGCGGCGTAGCTAAAGGCGATAGAGTTTGTATCTATATGCCGATGATTCCCGAGGCGGCCTACGCCATGTTGGCCTGTGCCCGTATTGGTGCAGTGCACTCTATTGTATTTGGTGGCTTTTCTCCCGAGGCGCTCAAAGATCGTATTGTTGACTCCGACTGTAAAGTACTTATCACCGCCGATGAAGGCTTGCGAGGCGGCCGTGCGGTTGCGTTAAAAGCCAATGCCGACAAAGCTGTCGCCCACTGCCCACAGGTTCATTCGGTTATTGTGGTTAAGCGCACAGGCGCAGATGTAGCGTGGAACACCGAGCGCGATATTTGGTTGCACGAAGCCCAGCAGTCTGTGGATACGGTTTGCGAGCCAGAGTCTATGGACTCTGAAGACCCGCTGTTTATTTTGTATACCTCGGGCTCTACGGGTAAGCCTAAGGGTGTATTGCACACAACCGGTGGTTACCTCTTACAAGCTGCCATGACCCACAAATACGTGTTCGATTACCAGCCTGGCGAAGTGTATTGGTGTACCGCAGACGTAGGTTGGGTAACCGGGCACACCTATATTGTGTACGGCCCATTAACCAATGGTGCCACCACCCTTATGTTCGAAGGGGTACCCACCTACCCAACGGCTGCGCGCTGCTGGGAGGTGTGCGATAAACACAATGTAAATATCTTTTACACCGCCCCCACGGCCATTCGCGCGCTTATGGGCCAAGGTGATGAGTTTGTAGCGTCAACCCAGCGCAAGAGTTTACGAATATTGGGTACGGTAGGCGAGCCCATTAACCCTGAGGCGTGGGAGTGGTACTACAACGTTGTAGGTGACCGACGCTGCCCAATTATGGATACCTGGTGGCAAACAGAGACGGGCGGCCACATGCTTACGCCGTTGCCGGGTGCAATTGACTTAAAACCAGGCTCGGCCACTTTGCCATTTTTTGGTGTAGAGCCAGTACTGCTTGATGGTGAAGGCAATATCATTGAGGGCGAAGGTGAAGGCAGCTTGGCCATTAAATCCAGCTGGCCTGGGCAAATTCGCACAGTGTACGGCGATCACGACCGATTGATTCAAACCTACTTCAGTACCTACCCTGGTTATTACTTTACTGGTGATGGCGCGCGCAGAGACGCCGACGGCTATTACTGGATTACCGGCCGCGTAGACGACGTGCTGAACGTATCTGGCCATCGCATGGGGACAGCAGAGGTGGAAAGCGCCTTGGTATTACACCCCAAAGTTGCAGAGGCGGCAGTGGTAGGTTACCCGCACGATGTAAAAGGGCAGGGCATATATGCCTACGTAACACTTATGACCGGGGTTGAGCCTGACGACGGTTTACGCAAAGAGCTGGTTGCAATGTGCACCCAAGAAATAGGGCCAATTGCTAAGCCAGACCTTATTCAATGGGCGCCAGGGCTGCCTAAAACGCGCTCAGGTAAGATAATGCGCCGTATTTTGCGTAAAGTTGCCGCTAACGAGTTGGATACGCTCGGTGATACGTCTACACTAGCAGACCCAAGCGTAGTAGACGATTTAATAGAAAATCGTATGAATCGCTAA
- a CDS encoding FKBP-type peptidyl-prolyl cis-trans isomerase, which translates to MKIQENSVVSIHYTLKGEDGAVLDTSDGGEPLNYLQGAGNIIPGLEDALLDKAIGEEVNVTVQPKEGYGEIIPELIQKMPTDAFSGIDKIEVGMEFQAQTESGGVQYVVVTAVEDDGITIDGNHALAGKVLNFEVKIEAVREASEEEIAHGHVH; encoded by the coding sequence TTGAAAATTCAAGAAAACAGTGTTGTTTCCATCCATTACACCTTAAAAGGTGAAGACGGTGCCGTATTAGATACATCAGACGGCGGCGAGCCATTAAATTATTTGCAAGGTGCAGGTAATATTATTCCTGGCTTGGAAGATGCGCTGTTGGATAAAGCCATTGGTGAAGAAGTGAATGTAACTGTTCAACCAAAAGAAGGTTACGGTGAAATTATTCCTGAGCTCATCCAAAAAATGCCTACCGATGCTTTTAGCGGTATTGACAAAATTGAAGTGGGTATGGAGTTCCAAGCGCAAACCGAAAGCGGTGGTGTGCAGTATGTTGTTGTAACCGCAGTTGAAGACGACGGTATCACCATTGATGGCAACCACGCGTTGGCTGGTAAAGTACTTAACTTCGAAGTAAAAATCGAAGCAGTACGTGAAGCATCAGAAGAAGAGATTGCTCACGGCCACGTGCACTAA